A region from the Ralstonia pickettii genome encodes:
- a CDS encoding bifunctional diguanylate cyclase/phosphodiesterase yields the protein MPAAQSKGSSGGTTATTPPQGWRCELLSPLNIAAVVGLLFIWSFTFHQLTQERERLTRDAQARTQVEAQAFGEYSLGSARRVSEFLLDLRASWLAGREVFEQVIHERQEVVRDLTFQVAVIDENGMLLYSSIGPVTDRLDLSQREHFRVHKESGGRDVLFISDPVQGKVSKKWSIQFTRPILKAGQFAGVVVVSVSPEQFASFANTLAVGKDGAATIIRESGQVLARVPNPTAGIEKPPRRRQFNRPGALETGSYRVVSGTDGVERIIGYHHVPEIGLYFLVGESVASVMAPYDSYRRTALVEAAASTLLLALLYFTLRHQGAERRRHLEEMRLASLVYASSSEAMMVTTLDGQVVDVNPAFTVTTGYTAQEFKGQSSDAIRSECNEASVIDAMREGVSTRGSWSGEYLIRRKNGSEFPALLTVDTFADSALGEPRRVALIHDMTEKKRAEEVIWRQANFDPLTELPNRHMFYNRLRHEIARARQASTQLALLFIDLDRFKEVNDTLGHDQGDVLLKEIARRISAIVRGTDTVARLAGDEFTIILPDLPDAGAATPIIRALLARIAAPLQLGEESVEVSASIGVAMYPRDADSAESLLVRADQAMFAAKSAGRNQWAVFTPALQRAEQERLRVTSDLRVALTQGQLAVHYQPIVDLLTGKVRKAEALIRWTHPVRGEIDPADFIPVAEDSGLIVDIGKWVLNQALDQLTQWHATLDNTLQVSVNKSPLEFRAHQSSNESWPKVVERRGLAPHSLVVEITEGSLMADSAEVVEHLHEFRRAGVDIALDDFGTGYSSLSYLKRFDIDFIKIDQSFVRSLAHDPKDIALCSAIVSMAHALRIKVIAEGIETEEQKAILVAAGCDYGQGHLFCPPVPPAAFEAFVLNGQLAET from the coding sequence ATGCCTGCAGCGCAATCGAAGGGCTCTTCTGGCGGCACGACAGCTACCACGCCACCGCAAGGATGGCGGTGCGAACTGTTGTCGCCGCTCAACATCGCGGCAGTGGTGGGCTTGTTGTTCATCTGGTCGTTCACGTTCCATCAACTCACCCAGGAGCGCGAGCGGCTGACGCGCGATGCCCAGGCACGCACGCAGGTCGAAGCCCAGGCGTTTGGTGAGTATTCACTGGGCAGCGCGCGGCGCGTCTCGGAATTCCTGCTCGATCTGCGCGCGAGCTGGCTGGCCGGCCGCGAAGTGTTCGAGCAGGTCATCCATGAACGGCAGGAAGTGGTGCGCGACCTGACGTTCCAGGTGGCCGTGATCGACGAGAACGGGATGCTGCTCTATTCCAGCATCGGCCCCGTGACGGACCGCCTCGACCTGAGCCAGCGCGAGCACTTTCGCGTCCACAAGGAATCGGGCGGCCGCGATGTGCTCTTCATCAGCGACCCGGTGCAGGGGAAGGTCTCGAAGAAGTGGTCGATCCAGTTCACGCGGCCCATCCTCAAGGCCGGGCAGTTTGCCGGCGTCGTGGTCGTGTCGGTCAGCCCGGAACAGTTCGCCAGCTTTGCCAATACGCTGGCCGTGGGCAAGGACGGGGCTGCCACGATCATCCGCGAGTCAGGTCAAGTCCTGGCCCGCGTGCCCAACCCCACCGCGGGTATCGAAAAGCCGCCGCGCCGCCGCCAGTTCAATCGGCCGGGCGCGCTGGAGACGGGCAGCTACCGTGTGGTGTCGGGCACCGACGGTGTGGAGCGCATCATTGGCTATCACCATGTGCCCGAAATCGGGCTGTACTTCCTGGTGGGCGAGTCGGTCGCCTCGGTGATGGCGCCTTACGACAGCTATCGACGCACCGCCCTGGTGGAGGCAGCCGCCTCTACGTTGCTGCTCGCCCTGCTGTATTTCACGCTGCGCCACCAGGGCGCGGAGCGCAGACGGCACCTTGAAGAGATGCGCCTGGCGTCCTTGGTGTATGCGTCGAGCAGCGAAGCGATGATGGTGACCACGCTCGACGGGCAAGTGGTCGATGTGAACCCGGCCTTTACCGTCACCACGGGCTATACGGCGCAGGAATTCAAGGGCCAATCCAGCGACGCGATCCGCTCGGAATGCAATGAGGCCAGCGTGATCGACGCCATGCGCGAAGGGGTTTCGACCCGGGGCTCGTGGAGCGGCGAATACCTGATCCGCCGCAAGAATGGCAGCGAGTTCCCCGCGCTGCTCACCGTCGACACCTTTGCCGACAGCGCGCTGGGCGAGCCGCGCCGGGTTGCGCTCATCCACGACATGACGGAGAAGAAGCGTGCCGAAGAGGTCATCTGGCGGCAGGCCAACTTCGACCCGCTCACCGAGCTGCCTAACCGGCACATGTTCTACAACCGCCTGCGCCACGAGATCGCCCGGGCGCGTCAGGCATCTACACAGCTGGCGCTGCTGTTCATTGATCTGGACCGCTTCAAGGAAGTGAACGACACGCTCGGCCACGACCAGGGCGACGTCCTGCTCAAGGAGATCGCCCGGCGCATCTCGGCCATCGTTCGCGGCACCGATACGGTCGCGCGGCTGGCGGGTGACGAGTTCACCATCATCCTGCCGGACCTGCCCGATGCCGGCGCGGCCACGCCCATCATCCGCGCGCTGCTCGCACGCATTGCGGCGCCGCTGCAGCTTGGTGAGGAAAGCGTGGAAGTATCGGCCAGCATCGGCGTGGCGATGTACCCGCGCGATGCCGACAGCGCGGAATCGTTGCTCGTGCGCGCAGACCAGGCCATGTTTGCGGCGAAGAGCGCGGGGCGCAACCAATGGGCCGTCTTTACCCCGGCATTGCAGCGCGCCGAGCAGGAACGCCTGCGCGTGACCAGCGACTTGCGCGTGGCACTCACGCAGGGACAGCTTGCGGTGCACTATCAGCCGATCGTCGATCTGCTGACGGGCAAGGTGCGCAAGGCAGAGGCGCTGATCCGCTGGACGCACCCCGTGCGGGGCGAGATCGATCCGGCGGATTTCATACCGGTGGCCGAAGACAGCGGGCTCATCGTCGACATCGGCAAGTGGGTGCTGAACCAGGCGCTGGATCAGCTCACGCAATGGCACGCCACGCTCGACAACACGCTGCAGGTGTCGGTCAACAAATCGCCGCTGGAGTTCCGCGCGCACCAGTCGAGCAACGAGTCCTGGCCCAAGGTGGTGGAGCGCCGGGGGCTTGCGCCGCACAGCCTGGTCGTCGAAATTACCGAAGGCTCGTTGATGGCCGACAGCGCCGAGGTGGTCGAGCACTTGCACGAGTTCAGGCGCGCGGGTGTCGACATCGCACTCGACGATTTCGGCACCGGGTATTCGTCGCTGTCGTACCTCAAGCGCTTCGACATCGACTTCATCAAGATCGACCAGTCGTTCGTGCGCAGTCTGGCGCATGATCCGAAGGACATCGCGCTGTGCAGCGCCATCGTCAGCATGGCGCACGCGTTGCGCATCAAGGTCATAGCGGAAGGCATTGAAACCGAGGAGCAGAAGGCGATCCTGGTGGCGGCAGGTTGCGATTACGGCCAGGGCCACCTCTTCTGCCCGCCGGTGCCGCCTGCTGCGTTTGAAGCGTTTGTGCTCAACGGGCAGCTTGCAGAAACCTAG
- a CDS encoding hybrid sensor histidine kinase/response regulator — protein sequence MSMDDDLGRQSLLALFHEEAQTQARVLSTGLLTLERAPADAAALEACMRAAHSLKGAARIVGLQDGVDVAHRMEEWFVAAQRATLVLTAAHVDVLLRGTDLLLRVGQPGTAGQVPRAEVDAVLAAFSAPEGAAAALAPAATTFADAEPAAEDATMKAAMALLNAEVAALSAPPGPPASPASPARAPEPSAPAQNRASIGTTRDPHRMLRVRADNLDRLLSLSGESLVESRWLKPFGESMLRVKRSHRAAALALDALYETLVERLDRHADADMHAALNDVRQMFGHMQQTLGEHIDDLDRFDRRSTHLAQQLYDEALQCRMRPFGDATHAYPRVVRDLARSLGKRVRFNIVGEATQVDRDILDMLDAPLGHLLRNAVDHGVETPQAREAQGKPAEASITLEARHSAGKLLITVADDGAGIDLEAVRAAVVRRGLSDADTASRLSDHELLDFLLLPGFSMREQVTDVSGRGVGLDAVHEMVKAVRGTVRIHNEPGRGTRFMLQLPLTLSVIRSLLVDVGGEAYAFPLAYVRRTLELARAEIDMLEGQQHFSFEGRPVGLVTAHQLLGTQPPGEARDSVPVVVIGEGPETYGIAVDRFLGERMLVVQPLDARLGKVRDIAAGALMENGDAVLIVDVDDLLRSVDKLVRGGQLDKVQRAQGVAVQQRKHVLVVDDSLTVRELERKLLEKRGYAVTVAVDGMDGWNALRGADFDLVVTDIDMPRMDGIELVTLIKRDAALKALPVMVVSYKDREEDRRRGLDAGADYYLAKGSFHDEALLDAVRDLIGEART from the coding sequence ATGAGCATGGATGACGATCTGGGCCGCCAATCGCTGCTGGCGCTGTTTCATGAAGAGGCGCAGACGCAGGCGCGCGTGCTCTCCACCGGCCTGCTGACACTGGAGCGTGCCCCTGCCGATGCCGCGGCGCTGGAAGCCTGCATGCGTGCCGCGCATTCACTCAAGGGTGCCGCGCGCATCGTTGGCCTGCAGGACGGTGTGGACGTTGCGCACCGCATGGAGGAGTGGTTCGTTGCAGCACAGCGCGCCACGCTCGTGCTGACCGCCGCGCATGTCGATGTGTTGTTGCGCGGCACGGATCTGTTGCTGCGCGTCGGTCAACCCGGCACCGCCGGGCAGGTTCCGCGCGCCGAAGTGGATGCCGTGCTGGCCGCATTCTCCGCGCCCGAGGGCGCTGCGGCTGCGCTTGCGCCTGCGGCTACAACGTTTGCCGACGCTGAACCGGCCGCCGAAGACGCCACGATGAAAGCCGCGATGGCGCTGCTGAACGCTGAAGTGGCGGCCTTGTCAGCTCCCCCGGGACCACCGGCGTCACCGGCGTCACCGGCACGAGCGCCCGAGCCGTCGGCACCCGCACAGAACCGTGCGTCCATCGGCACCACGCGCGACCCGCACCGCATGCTGCGTGTGCGTGCCGACAACCTCGACCGCCTGCTCAGCCTGTCGGGCGAATCGCTGGTGGAATCCCGCTGGCTCAAGCCGTTCGGTGAATCCATGCTGCGCGTCAAACGCAGCCACCGTGCCGCCGCGCTGGCGCTGGACGCGCTCTACGAGACGCTGGTCGAACGGCTCGACCGCCATGCGGACGCCGACATGCATGCCGCACTCAACGACGTGCGTCAGATGTTCGGCCACATGCAGCAGACGTTGGGTGAGCACATCGACGATCTTGATCGCTTCGACCGGCGCAGCACGCACCTTGCGCAGCAGTTGTACGACGAGGCGCTGCAATGCCGCATGCGTCCCTTCGGGGATGCCACGCACGCCTATCCGCGCGTGGTGCGCGACCTGGCCCGCTCGCTGGGCAAGCGGGTGCGCTTCAACATCGTCGGCGAGGCCACGCAGGTTGACCGCGACATTCTCGACATGCTCGATGCCCCGCTGGGCCACCTGTTGCGCAACGCCGTTGACCACGGCGTGGAAACGCCGCAAGCCCGTGAAGCCCAGGGCAAGCCGGCAGAGGCCTCCATTACGCTGGAGGCGCGCCACAGCGCCGGCAAGCTGCTGATTACCGTGGCGGACGATGGCGCCGGCATTGACCTGGAAGCGGTGCGCGCGGCCGTGGTGCGGCGGGGGTTGTCCGACGCAGACACGGCCAGCCGCCTGTCGGACCACGAGTTGCTCGACTTCCTGCTGCTGCCGGGCTTCTCCATGCGCGAGCAGGTGACGGATGTGTCCGGCCGCGGCGTCGGACTCGATGCCGTGCACGAAATGGTCAAGGCGGTGCGCGGCACGGTTCGCATCCACAACGAGCCGGGGCGCGGCACGCGCTTCATGCTGCAGTTGCCGCTCACGCTGTCCGTCATCCGCAGCCTGTTGGTGGACGTGGGCGGCGAGGCCTATGCGTTTCCGCTGGCCTATGTGCGGCGCACGCTGGAGCTGGCCCGCGCCGAGATCGACATGCTGGAAGGGCAGCAGCATTTCAGCTTCGAAGGCCGTCCCGTGGGTTTGGTGACGGCGCATCAGTTGCTCGGCACGCAACCGCCCGGCGAAGCGCGTGACAGCGTGCCGGTGGTGGTCATTGGCGAAGGCCCCGAAACCTACGGCATCGCCGTCGATCGCTTTCTGGGTGAACGCATGCTGGTGGTGCAGCCGCTGGATGCGCGGCTTGGCAAGGTGCGCGACATCGCCGCCGGTGCATTGATGGAGAACGGCGACGCGGTGCTGATCGTCGATGTGGACGACCTGCTGCGTTCGGTCGACAAGCTCGTGCGCGGGGGGCAGCTCGACAAGGTGCAGCGGGCGCAGGGCGTGGCCGTGCAGCAGCGCAAGCACGTGCTGGTGGTGGACGATTCGCTGACAGTGCGCGAGCTGGAGCGCAAGCTGCTGGAAAAACGCGGCTATGCCGTCACCGTGGCGGTGGACGGCATGGACGGCTGGAACGCCTTGCGTGGCGCCGACTTCGACCTCGTCGTCACCGACATCGACATGCCGCGCATGGACGGCATCGAGCTGGTCACACTGATCAAGCGCGACGCGGCGCTCAAGGCGCTGCCGGTGATGGTGGTGTCGTACAAGGACCGCGAAGAAGACCGCCGCCGTGGCCTGGATGCTGGCGCGGACTACTACCTGGCCAAGGGCAGTTTCCACGATGAAGCACTGCTCGACGCAGTGCGCGACCTGATTGGAGAAGCGCGGACATGA
- a CDS encoding acetyl-CoA C-acetyltransferase: MEAYIYDAVRTPRGKGKKDGSLHGVTPLRLAATALRAIRDRNQLDTALVDDVVLGCVEPVGEQGACIGRVAVLSAGYAETTAGVQINRFCASGLEACNMAAAQVMAGQSDFAIGGGVESMSRVPMGASGGAWPVDPAAAIPLYFVPQGVSADTIATKWGYSRHDVDAYAAESHRRAHAASTAGWFTGSIVPVRDQNGLTILDRDEMIRPQTTVDTLAQLKPSFAELGEQYGFDAVIRQRYPELERIEHVHHAGNSSGIVDGAAAVLIGSREAGKRAGLKPRARIRSFASIGSEPSIMLTGPSYAAEKALKRAGMSASDIDLYELNEAFASVVLRFMEVLAVPHDRINVNGGAIAMGHPLGATGAMILGTLLDELERRGASTGLATLCVGAGMGTATIIECL; this comes from the coding sequence ATGGAAGCCTATATCTACGACGCCGTGCGCACGCCGCGCGGCAAAGGCAAGAAGGACGGCAGCCTGCACGGTGTCACGCCGCTGCGCCTGGCCGCGACCGCGCTGCGCGCCATCCGCGATCGCAACCAGCTCGACACGGCATTGGTGGACGACGTCGTGCTCGGCTGTGTGGAACCGGTGGGCGAACAAGGCGCGTGCATCGGCCGCGTGGCAGTCCTGTCGGCCGGCTATGCCGAGACGACGGCCGGCGTGCAGATCAACCGCTTCTGCGCCTCGGGCCTGGAGGCCTGCAACATGGCCGCTGCGCAGGTGATGGCCGGGCAGAGCGATTTCGCCATCGGCGGCGGCGTGGAAAGCATGTCGCGCGTGCCGATGGGCGCCAGCGGCGGCGCGTGGCCGGTCGACCCGGCGGCCGCCATCCCGCTGTACTTCGTGCCGCAAGGCGTGTCGGCCGACACCATCGCCACCAAATGGGGCTACAGCCGCCACGATGTCGATGCCTATGCCGCAGAGAGCCACCGCCGTGCGCATGCGGCCAGCACGGCCGGCTGGTTCACGGGTTCCATCGTGCCGGTGCGCGACCAGAATGGCCTGACCATCCTCGACCGCGACGAGATGATCCGCCCGCAGACCACCGTAGACACGCTCGCGCAGCTCAAACCGTCGTTTGCGGAACTGGGCGAGCAATACGGCTTTGACGCCGTGATCCGCCAGCGCTATCCGGAGCTTGAGCGCATCGAACACGTACATCACGCGGGCAACAGCTCGGGCATCGTCGATGGCGCCGCGGCCGTGCTGATCGGCAGCCGCGAGGCCGGCAAGCGCGCTGGCCTCAAGCCGCGTGCGCGCATCCGCAGCTTCGCAAGCATCGGCTCGGAGCCGTCGATCATGTTGACGGGGCCTTCGTACGCAGCCGAGAAGGCACTCAAGCGCGCCGGCATGTCTGCATCCGACATCGACCTGTACGAACTGAACGAAGCCTTCGCCTCGGTCGTGCTGCGCTTCATGGAGGTGCTGGCCGTGCCGCATGACCGCATCAACGTCAACGGCGGCGCCATTGCGATGGGCCATCCGCTCGGAGCGACGGGCGCCATGATTCTCGGCACGCTGCTCGACGAGCTGGAACGCCGTGGGGCAAGCACCGGCCTGGCCACGCTGTGCGTCGGTGCCGGCATGGGCACCGCCACCATCATCGAATGCCTTTGA
- a CDS encoding 3-hydroxyacyl-CoA dehydrogenase NAD-binding domain-containing protein produces the protein MIDITIDTDGIATLAWNQPGRAQNVLNGETCAAFFAAIERVCADASVKGILITSAKADFIAGGDLEWLQASDDAATLFERTCDLHRMLRKLETCGKPVAAALPGSTLGGGLEIALACHYRVAADNARARFGLPEVTLGLLPGGGGTQRLPRLIGVQKALPMLLEGKRIKAADALKLGVLDAVVNAGDEADAARTWLLGEGHTRAQQPWDIKGYKVPGGGIASPAVQQLFTAANAMLRQKTYGNYPAAASILSCVYEGLITDLDTGLKTEARYFVQAVLSPEARAMIRTLFFSLNAANKLAARPADVPVRRYAKIGVLGAGMMGAGIAYVTAKAGLPVVLLDTTQEAAERGKDYSRKLVEKQVQRGRLHAEQAEALLARIHPTTSYADLDGAGLVVEAVFEQREIKADVTRQAEAVLSPDAIFASNTSTLPITGLAEASQRPGNFIGLHFFSPVDKMPLVEVIVARQTTRATLAQALDYVKAIGMTPIVVNDSRGFYTSRVFSTYVLEGLAMLAEGVAPALIENAGLLAGMPVGPLALIDEVSSELIHKVNQQTRADLGAAYIERPGEAVAERMVALGRIGRKAGRGFYDYPEGGRKALWTGLANEYPAAAAQPDVQTLVDRLITVQAVETARCLDERVVTDPRDADVGALLGWGFPAFRGGPVSHIHRVGVSAFVELCDRLAAQHGRRFAPPTLLRDMAEQDAAFYER, from the coding sequence ATGATCGACATCACCATCGATACCGACGGCATCGCCACGCTCGCGTGGAACCAGCCGGGCCGTGCACAGAACGTGCTCAACGGCGAAACCTGCGCCGCCTTTTTTGCCGCCATCGAACGCGTGTGCGCGGATGCCAGCGTCAAGGGCATCCTCATCACCTCGGCCAAGGCGGATTTCATTGCCGGCGGCGACCTCGAATGGCTGCAGGCCAGCGACGACGCAGCCACGTTGTTCGAACGCACCTGCGACCTGCACCGCATGCTGCGCAAGCTGGAAACGTGCGGCAAACCCGTCGCCGCGGCGCTCCCCGGTTCAACCCTGGGTGGCGGGCTGGAGATTGCGCTCGCCTGCCACTATCGCGTAGCGGCCGACAACGCCCGCGCGCGCTTCGGTCTGCCCGAAGTCACGCTCGGCCTGTTGCCGGGTGGCGGCGGCACGCAGCGTCTGCCGCGCTTGATTGGTGTGCAGAAGGCGCTGCCGATGCTGCTGGAAGGCAAGCGCATCAAGGCGGCAGACGCGCTCAAGCTCGGCGTTCTCGATGCGGTCGTCAATGCGGGCGACGAGGCCGATGCCGCGCGCACGTGGCTGCTGGGCGAAGGCCACACCCGCGCGCAGCAACCGTGGGACATCAAGGGCTACAAGGTGCCCGGCGGCGGCATCGCCAGCCCCGCCGTGCAGCAGCTCTTCACCGCGGCCAACGCCATGCTGCGGCAGAAAACCTACGGCAACTATCCGGCGGCGGCCAGCATCCTGTCGTGCGTGTACGAAGGCCTGATCACCGACCTCGATACGGGCCTCAAGACCGAAGCACGCTACTTCGTGCAGGCGGTGCTGTCGCCGGAGGCGCGGGCGATGATCCGTACCCTCTTCTTCAGCCTGAACGCAGCCAACAAGCTGGCCGCGCGCCCCGCCGATGTGCCGGTGCGCCGCTACGCCAAGATCGGCGTGCTGGGCGCGGGCATGATGGGCGCCGGTATCGCTTACGTCACCGCCAAGGCGGGGCTGCCTGTCGTGCTGCTCGACACCACGCAGGAAGCCGCCGAACGCGGCAAGGACTATTCACGCAAGCTCGTCGAGAAACAGGTACAGCGTGGCCGCCTGCATGCCGAACAGGCTGAAGCGCTGCTCGCGCGCATCCATCCGACCACGTCATACGCCGACCTGGATGGCGCGGGGCTCGTCGTTGAAGCCGTGTTCGAGCAGCGCGAGATCAAGGCCGACGTGACACGCCAGGCAGAAGCCGTGCTGTCGCCCGATGCCATCTTCGCGTCCAACACGTCTACGCTGCCGATTACGGGTCTGGCCGAAGCCAGCCAGCGTCCGGGCAACTTCATCGGGCTGCATTTCTTCTCGCCGGTCGACAAGATGCCGCTGGTGGAGGTGATCGTCGCCCGGCAGACCACGCGCGCCACGCTGGCGCAAGCGCTCGATTACGTCAAGGCGATCGGCATGACGCCCATCGTCGTCAATGACAGCCGCGGCTTCTATACGAGCCGCGTGTTTTCGACCTACGTGCTGGAAGGCCTGGCGATGCTTGCCGAAGGCGTGGCGCCTGCGCTGATCGAAAACGCCGGGCTGCTGGCCGGCATGCCGGTGGGGCCGCTTGCGTTGATCGACGAGGTTTCCAGTGAACTGATCCACAAGGTCAACCAGCAGACCCGCGCGGACCTGGGCGCCGCCTACATCGAGCGCCCGGGCGAAGCCGTGGCCGAGCGCATGGTCGCGCTGGGTCGCATCGGCCGCAAGGCGGGCCGGGGCTTCTACGACTATCCGGAAGGCGGCAGGAAGGCGCTATGGACGGGTCTGGCGAACGAGTACCCCGCTGCGGCCGCGCAACCCGATGTGCAGACGCTCGTCGATCGGCTCATCACCGTGCAGGCCGTCGAAACCGCACGCTGCCTGGATGAACGCGTGGTGACCGATCCACGCGATGCCGATGTTGGCGCGCTGCTGGGCTGGGGGTTCCCGGCCTTCCGGGGCGGGCCCGTTTCGCACATCCATCGGGTGGGGGTCAGCGCATTTGTCGAACTGTGCGACCGCCTCGCTGCGCAGCACGGCCGCCGCTTTGCGCCGCCCACCCTGCTGCGCGACATGGCAGAGCAGGACGCCGCGTTTTACGAACGCTAG
- a CDS encoding diguanylate cyclase domain-containing protein — translation MTNHPTEMPDDPDGPDETKPIPAADAALEAARALLRTPAAADVPVMVLLVDDQAIVAEAIRQALAGEDRIDFHYCARSDEAMIAAIQTRPTVILQDLVMPGTDGLTLVRDYRANPVLRDVPIIVLSTKEEPVIKSAAFAAGANDYLVKLPDRIELLARIRYHSRSFVNLLQRDEAYRALRQSQQQLLEANLELRRLTNSDGLTGLANRRYLDEYLSAEWRRGAREGTTLSFLMIDVDNFKLYNDTYGHVAGDEALKRIGSTVEACLGRPGDLAARFGGEEFAVVLPGNSAEGLKQLAEKIRSAIEALQVPHMHSSTGGYVTVSIGGAVVTPMHDVPTTTLIEAADLALYQAKHEGKNRAVIGERAGAARGI, via the coding sequence ATGACCAACCACCCAACTGAGATGCCGGATGATCCGGACGGTCCGGACGAAACCAAGCCCATCCCTGCAGCGGACGCCGCGCTGGAAGCCGCGCGCGCGCTGCTGCGTACCCCGGCGGCCGCCGATGTTCCGGTGATGGTGTTGCTGGTAGATGACCAGGCCATCGTCGCAGAGGCCATTCGTCAGGCCCTGGCCGGTGAAGACCGCATCGATTTCCACTACTGTGCGCGCTCGGACGAGGCGATGATCGCCGCCATCCAGACCCGCCCCACCGTCATCCTGCAAGACTTGGTGATGCCGGGCACCGACGGCCTGACGCTGGTACGGGACTACCGTGCCAATCCGGTGCTGCGCGACGTGCCCATCATCGTGCTGTCGACCAAGGAAGAACCGGTCATCAAGAGCGCCGCGTTTGCCGCCGGTGCCAACGACTACCTCGTCAAGCTGCCGGACCGCATCGAACTGCTGGCACGTATCCGCTATCACTCGCGCTCGTTCGTCAACCTGCTGCAGCGCGACGAGGCCTACCGCGCGTTGCGCCAGTCGCAGCAGCAGTTGCTCGAAGCCAATCTCGAGCTGCGCCGCCTGACGAATTCCGATGGCCTGACGGGTCTGGCCAACCGCCGCTACCTCGACGAATACCTGAGCGCGGAATGGCGGCGCGGCGCACGCGAAGGCACGACGCTCTCGTTTCTGATGATCGATGTCGACAACTTCAAGCTCTATAACGACACGTATGGCCACGTGGCGGGAGACGAGGCGCTCAAGCGCATCGGCAGCACGGTGGAAGCATGCCTGGGCCGACCCGGGGATCTGGCGGCGCGTTTCGGCGGCGAGGAATTTGCCGTTGTGCTGCCCGGCAACAGCGCCGAGGGCTTGAAGCAGCTGGCCGAAAAAATCCGCAGCGCGATCGAGGCCTTGCAGGTGCCGCACATGCATTCGTCCACGGGCGGATACGTGACGGTCAGTATCGGCGGCGCGGTGGTGACGCCGATGCACGACGTTCCGACCACCACGCTCATCGAAGCCGCAGACCTCGCGCTGTATCAGGCCAAGCACGAAGGCAAGAACCGCGCGGTGATTGGCGAGCGCGCAGGCGCGGCCCGCGGTATCTAG
- a CDS encoding chemotaxis response regulator protein-glutamate methylesterase, which produces MNIGIVNDMPLAVEAMRRTIARRPEHRVLWVATDGAQAVEFCAAQPPDVVLMDLIMPRFDGVEATRRIMASRNPCAILVVTSSVGANAWRVYEAMGAGALDAVDTPTLGGGPDADANHPLLTKIDQIGRLLEKPVAPRPRVGTPGRDCVVPLVAIGASAGGPTALATVLGKLPAEFGAGIAVIQHVDKAFAAGMAEWLNGQTVLTVRVAAEGDRPRAGEVLLAATNDHMHVLPGGTFGYTPEPAGTPYRPSVDVFFHSVVEHWRGSAIGVLLTGMGRDGAIGLKAMRAKGYHTIAQDAATSAVYGMPKAAAALDAARVILPLGRIADELITLVRA; this is translated from the coding sequence ATGAATATCGGCATCGTCAACGATATGCCGCTGGCGGTGGAAGCCATGCGCCGCACCATCGCGCGCAGGCCGGAGCACCGCGTGCTGTGGGTGGCGACCGACGGAGCGCAGGCGGTGGAATTCTGCGCCGCGCAACCGCCTGACGTGGTGCTGATGGATCTGATCATGCCGCGCTTTGACGGAGTTGAAGCCACCCGCCGCATCATGGCGTCGCGCAACCCGTGCGCGATCCTGGTGGTGACCAGCAGCGTGGGGGCCAACGCGTGGCGCGTGTACGAGGCAATGGGCGCCGGCGCGCTGGACGCGGTGGATACGCCCACGCTGGGCGGCGGCCCGGATGCCGATGCCAACCACCCGTTGCTTACCAAGATCGACCAGATCGGCCGCTTGCTGGAAAAGCCTGTTGCGCCAAGGCCCCGTGTCGGCACGCCAGGGCGTGACTGCGTGGTGCCGCTGGTGGCGATCGGCGCCTCTGCGGGCGGCCCCACTGCGCTCGCGACCGTGCTGGGCAAACTGCCGGCCGAATTTGGGGCGGGCATTGCCGTGATCCAGCACGTTGACAAGGCCTTCGCTGCCGGGATGGCCGAATGGCTGAACGGCCAGACGGTACTGACGGTGCGCGTGGCCGCGGAAGGTGACCGGCCGCGCGCAGGCGAGGTGCTGCTCGCCGCCACCAACGACCACATGCATGTGCTGCCCGGCGGCACCTTCGGCTACACGCCGGAGCCGGCCGGCACGCCGTATCGGCCGTCGGTGGACGTGTTCTTCCACAGCGTGGTCGAGCACTGGCGGGGCAGCGCCATCGGCGTGCTGCTTACGGGCATGGGCCGCGACGGCGCCATCGGCCTCAAGGCCATGCGCGCCAAGGGTTATCACACCATCGCGCAGGACGCGGCGACCAGCGCGGTGTACGGCATGCCCAAGGCGGCGGCCGCGCTGGATGCGGCGCGCGTCATCCTGCCGCTTGGCCGCATCGCCGACGAACTCATCACGCTCGTGCGCGCATGA